Proteins found in one Xenopus laevis strain J_2021 chromosome 1L, Xenopus_laevis_v10.1, whole genome shotgun sequence genomic segment:
- the fgb.L gene encoding fibrinogen beta chain precursor — MRVLLLFALCVSAVWCSSDYDEDDVDDAAVIKSDNATASVDARGHRPVSRGREPVPTQRPAPPPISGGSYRGRPTKAPVKGQKKEATEYPDAGGCKHAYEELGTLCPTGCELRTTLLKQERNVKTAINDVRGRVETLAQSANNVYRYTTVLGQKIKENQQQTLDNQNVVNEYNLELEEQYTFIKDNIDTKIPSNIRILRQVLENLRSKIQKLETAIATQVENCRSPCVTTCPIPVVSGKECEEIYRKGGETSEMYLIQPDSFFRPFKVYCDMATHDGGWTVIQNRQDGSVGFGRTWDSYKSGFGNIAANGGKGICDMPGEFWLGNEKISQLTNLGATEALFEMEDWDGAKVTAQYTGFTVQNEANKYQLSVSGYKGTAGNALMDGASQLKGENRTMTIHNGMFFSTFDRDNDGWQHSDPNKQCSKEDGGGWWYNRCHAANPNGRYYWGGYYTWDMAKHGTDDGVVWMNWKDSWYSMKKMSIKIRPYFN; from the exons ATGAGGGTGCTTCTGCTATTTGCCCTGTGTGTCTCGGCAGTGTGGTGTTCAAGTGATTACGATGAAGATGATGTG GATGATGCAGCAGTGATCAAG TCAGATAATGCAACTGCTTCTGTTGATGCTCGTGGTCACAGGCCTGTATCCAGAGGCCGAGAGCCAGTTCCTACTCAAAGACCTGCCCCCCCACCAATCAGCGGTGGAAGCTACAGAGGACGTCCAACCAAAGCTCCTGTCAAAGGTCAGAAAAAAGAAGCTACTGAGTATCCTGATGCCGGCGGCTGTAAACATGCATATGAGGAACTG gGAACATTGTGCCCAACTGGATGTGAGCTCAGAACAACATTGCTGAAACAAGAAAGAAATGTTAAAACTGCTATCAATGATGTCCGAGGAAGAGTGGAAACCTTGGCTCAGTcagcaaataatgtatatagatatacaacTGTACTGGGGCAGAAGATAAAAGAAAACCAACAACAAACATTAG ATAACCAGAATGTAGTCAACGAATACAACCTAGAACTGGAGGAGCAGTATACATTCATCAAAGACAATATAGACACCAAAATTCCATCTAACATTCGCATTCTTCGGCAAGTACTGGAAAATCTTCGATCCAAAATCCAGAAACTGGAAACGGCAATAGCCACACAAGTGGAAAATTGTCGCTCACCATGTGTCACAACGTGCCCCATCCCAGTTGTCTCTGGCAAAG AGTGCGAAGAAATTTACAGGAAGGGTGGAGAGACATCTGAGATGTACCTTATCCAGCCCGATAGTTTCTTCAGACCATTCAAGGTTTATTGTGATATGGCAACACATGATGGAG GATGGACTGTTATTCAGAACAGACAAGATGGCAGTGTTGGTTTTGGAAGGACATGGGATTCCTACAAATCTGGATTTGGAAATATTGCTGCCAACGGTGGAAAGGGTATCTGCGACATGCCAg GGGAATTCTGGCTTGGTAATGAAAAAATTAGCCAGCTGACTAACCTGGGAGCTACAGAAGCTTTGTTTGAAATGGAAGACTGGGATGGTGCCAAAGTGACAGCCCAATACACTGGTTTCACAGTGCAAAATGAGGCAAATAAATACCAACTGTCTGTTAGTGGCTACAAAGGAACTGCTGGCAATGCTCTAATGGATGGTGCATCTCAGCTGAAAGGAGAGAACAGAACCATGACAATACACAACGGCATGTTTTTCAGTACTTTTGATAGAGACAACGATGGATG gcaACACTCAGATCCTAACAAACAGTGTTCAAAAGAAGATGGTGGTGGATGGTGGTACAACCGATGCCATGCAGCCAATCCTAATGGAAGATATTATTGGGGTGGATATTACACATGGGATATGGCAAAGCACGGCACAGATGATGGTGTTGTATGGATGAACTGGAAGGACTCTTGGTATTCAATGAAGAAGATGAGCATTAAAATCAGaccatattttaattaa